The genome window CGAGAATGTTCTTCATTGCTTCCTTGGCAAGTTGCTTTGAGATCGGAACGCCCTTCATAGACGAGATAGCCACGAGCCTGACAAGCGAACCTTCGAGTTCACGAACGTTGCTTCTGACCTTTCCTGCGATATAGATAGCGATCTCATCATCGAGATGGATGCCGTCCAGGTCCGCTTTCCGTTTAAGGATCGCTACCTTGGTCTCAAGGTCAGGCGGTTCCAGATCGGCGATGAGGCCCCACTCGAAGCGCGAATGCAGCCTTTCCTCGATCGTCGGGATGTCGCGCGGCGGACAATCGCTTGTCACGATGATCTGTTTTTGGCTGTTGTAGAGTGCGTTGAACGTATGAAAAAACTCTTCCTGCGTACGTTCCTTGCCGGCAAGGAACTGGACATCGTCCATTAAAAGCACGTCGATCGAGCGGTACTTATCTCGAAAACCCGGCGTCTTATTGAATCGGATCGCATTGATCAGTTCATTCATGAACCGCTCAGACGTAATATAGGCGACGCGCATGTGAGGGCTCCGGGCCTTGATCGCGTGCCCGATGGCGTGCATCAAGTGCGTCTTGCCAAGTCCGACGCCGCCGTACATGAACAGCGGGTTATACGTCGCTCCGGGCGTCTCGGCCGTAGCCTTGGCGGCAGCGTGGGCAAACTGGTTGCACGATCCGACGACGAACTTCTCAAATGTATATTTCGGATTCAGGCCCTCTTCCATCGGCTCAATGTCGATGAAGTTGGCGGCAGTTGCGGGGCGCACAGAGGCAGAACCATTCTTAGGCGAAAAGAACATTTCTACGGTCACGTCCTCAAACTCAGGCAGCGGGAGACTTTCAGTCTCTACTTGCCACTCGATGGTGTGGTCGGTATATCCGAGGTCGGCGAGCGTTGTTTCGATCAGATGCGAGTAATACCGGCAGACCCAGTCTTTGGTGACCTCGCCTGCGGCTAGTTGCACGGTCCTTTTCTCGGTGTCGAGCCCACCAAACCTGATCGGCCCGAACCATGTCCTGAAAACCTCGCTGTTCAGTTGTCCTTCGATGACGCCGAGGGCCTCATTCCAGACGGTCGCTTCTTGTGCAGTTGCCTTAGCTTGCAAAGATTGAAAACGGGACTAAAGCGCGGTGTTGCTTAATGCAATGTCTGACCGCGGCCCCCTCCTTGATTCCTTTGATCGTAGTCATGCGGCAGAAGCAAAAGTCGTTTAGATGCAAACGATTTCCGGAAGGAAAGCCGGGCCGTCCCGGAGAGTTATCCACAGTCTTTTGCACAGCCGGTTCCCAGAATTGTATAAAACCTAAAGCAGTGCTTTAAGCTGTTTACCATCAACAAGTTACAACAATCCAATTCCTGGAAACGGCTAACAGACTAGCACGAAAAACCACCTCGCGCAAAGCGAAATCCACAGCTTTTTTTCGACGCGTTAAACGCGAATTTAACTTCCTTTTTGTCAACAATTCGCCCCAATTTTTGAATGTGTTAGAGTAAGAAAATCGCCGATCATGTGACCAAAAAAGTGTCAAAAATCGAAAAAAAATTCTCGAAAAAGAGCAGGAAAACAAGTGTCGGGACGGATGAGTTTCAGCGTCGGCTAGCCACGGCTTGTGACGGCTTGATCTACGTTAGCGAAACCGACGCCGCGGTTCAACCGGTGGTCGCTTCGAAGCCCGGTGACGATCTACAGGCGGTGGCTAAGGCTGATGCAGAAATGTCGCCCGATGCCAAACCCGAACAGATCTCGCTTGATCGGTTCTTCGAGCGGCTTGTCCGGATAGAGGATTGGTTTGGCAGACGTGAGATCGCTAGGGCGGAAAGGTTCAAGAGCCTTGCGGAACTTCTCGACAGCGAACTTAGTGATCTTCGCGCATATCGCGTCGGTGAGGTAAACGTCAGATACTACGTCGTGGGACGCGACGCCGCCGGGCGGCTGGTGGGGATAAAGACAGCCGCCGTTGAAACGTGAGGCCGCTATCTTTGCGAAATGCTGCTTGCCCCTGATCGTTTTGTCACAAGGCTTGACGGTGTGCCCGAGTACGTGATCTTGCTTGCTCCCGATATATCCGTGCGGAGTTCGCCTGTCACACTCACATCCACGTGACTGGCACCGCTGGCTTCTATCTCCGCATTAGCCGCTAGAAGTTCTTGGGCATCGATCTGTGTCGCACCACTGACATCCGTCGTCAACTTGGCCGTCTCACCCGCGAGGCGTACTTTCGAGGCTCCGCTCGAATCAACTGAAATACGCTCATTCTGCAACCCAATGACGCTTACCTTAGCGGCGCCCGAAGCGTCCAACGAGTCGATATCAGGAGCCGAGATCCGGATGCGCATAGGATTCTCGCTAGACAGCTTGCGTTCTGTCGATATGGTGAGGATACCGTTGCGGACCTTGGTTGTTATCAATGGCAGCAAATTGTCGTCGGCTTCGATCTCGACACTGTAATCCCTTTGAGCTGTGATCTCGACCTGAAAGACGCCGCCGACATCAACGCCGTGAAAGCCTGAGATCTCGCGGGTCTCTGAAGCAATGCGTCCTGAACCTTGTTCGGCGCCGACTTTGAGCGGAAAGTTGAGAAAGCTGCCGCCGATGCGCCCGAACGAGGATGAATTTGCAGCAATGAGCCCGCCGATTAGAGCGAACAGGAAAACCAAGAAGCCGAACTTTTTCATAAACATCTCCGAGAAGCTGTAGCTAATATTGGCAAACGAAGCCGCGAAAGAAAAAGTTCAGAAAAAGGCGGGCGCGCCGCCGCCCGCCTCATGATCAGAAAGAGCGGAGCACTACTTCGCCTTTGGCGTCTCGGCGGGCTTTACGTCCTTATTGACGTTAGACCCGACATCTTTCTTGACCTCAGGCGTCGCACCGGCCTTGGGCGAGCCGGTGGGCGATACGGCCGGGCTCGGGCTCGCAACAACGACAGGCGTCGGGCTGGCCGGCGGCTTCGGCGGTTCAGGTTTTGGCTGTTCGCACGCAGCCGATACGGCCGTGGCGATCGCCAGCATGGTTGTAAGAACTATTGATCTTCTCATTGTTTTTCTCCTATTTGAGATAAGGTTCGGACCCAAAGCCGTCCGTTGGCAGACATCAGCAGCCGGACTAACGAGGAACGTCTTTCCGCAAAGGTGCGCTTAAGGCATTTGCCATTCATCGTCAACACTGCGCCGAGATGAACGCACGGGCCGCGAAAACTTGCAGAGAATTTTAGTTACAGTATTTGTGGTCTACGTAAACCTTTGAGCCACTGGCGCTAATGTAGTAACAGCCGCCGCGCGGGCCTTTCTGATAGACGCGCGTGCCCGCGGTTGTTGGCGAACTCGGTTTTGAGGATAAGATCGGTTTTGTCTCGGCGAGAGTCGCGGACTTGGGCTCCGGTATCACTGTTGATTGCCATGCGACGGCCTGCCATTTGCCGTTGCGTTTTACGAATGTGCCTGTGTTCAGATTATTGCCGACCGTCTTTGTGCCGTCAGCCTTGGTCGTATTGATAACGAGGCGAAACGCGACGATCGCAGCATTGCCGTACTGCTGGATCTTGATATCTTCCGCTGTGTAAACGGTGACAGGATCGTCGACTTTCGGAGCGGGTGCCGACCGAACGCCCTTCATCAACTCTTCTTTGTTGATACGCACACCGGCCGAGCGTGTGTAGATCAGGTCGTCGGCCCAGAAGCGGTCGTGGACCGCCGCGTCGTTCTTGCCGGCACCGGCCAGAAAGTCGTTGAGCATCTGGGTTAGCTCCACCGCATCGGGAGCGGTTTGTCCACGAAAGCACACGGCGGCCGACAGTATGAAAAGTAACAACGCGATCTTTCTCATAATACCTCTCAATAGACCTGAAAGCCTTTTGACCGCAGGCAAAACTCAGCGAATTCCGCCAGCCATTCATGCGTGACGCTGTAATTCTTCCACTGCTCGTCGCTGTCGCGGTGAAGCGTCATGTCGTCCGGAGCGTCGGTGACGGTAAGGTCGGCGAACATACGTTTGCCAGGGCCGACTTTGGGCAAGACCTCATCCCTGATACGCGAGCCGATCTCGTGTGCATGGCCGATGTCAACTTTTACGCCGGTAGCGTTGTAGCTCATCTGCCGGATGTGGCCTTCGTCGACGATGTCGAGTTCACGGATGATCTCGACCGCGGCCGTCCAGTTCCAGACATTTGCGTTGAACTCAAATCCCTCGCTGCCCTGATCGATAAGTGTGAAGCTCATACCGAGATGCTAAACGGCATTCAGAGTTAGGTCAATTATATTGCGCCAGTCGAACGAAAGACATCGACAAAACGTATTACACCATATAGCATGTATTACATGAGATTTCCGACAACGATCACCAGTAAGGGGACGATAACGATCGCGGCACCGATCCGGAAAGCTCTCGGGCTAAAACCGGGGCAGAGGATCAATCTAGAACTTGATCAGACAACCAATCGCGTTTCTTTTGAAACCGGTAAGACCCTTGAACAGTTGGAGAAGATACGCGACGAGATATTGAGCAAGTACCCGAACAGGCCTAAAGGGCTAAGTCTGGAAGCGATGCGGAAGCGGGCCGTGAAAGCCTGGCTGGATGGAGAGGCATGAATAGCCTCGATACAAGCGTGGTTCTGCGCTTTTTGCTGAACGACGTGCCGGTCCAGACAGCCAAAGCCAGAGTTTTGCTTTCAAAGCCGAAGACATACGTAACAGATGCGGTGGTGTCAGAAGCGGCTTTCGTTCTTGAGAGAGGAATGGGTTTCGAGCGTTCACACACGGCGATTCTGCTCAGGACGCTGATCGCAGTTCCGGGGCTGAACTATAATGAGTATCTATTGCCTGAGGTAATAGAGCTATTCGAGGGCCATCGAAAGCTCTCCTTTATTGATTGTTACGCTGCGGTAGAGGCAAGGCTATCCGGAGCAAGTTTGTACACCTTCGATAGAAAGCTGCTTCATCAGGGCGGCCAGCACGTTGTGATGCCGTAATGGAAATGCAATCGATCTCATACGCCGACGCCGGCGTCTCTATCGACAACGCCAATCGAGCCGTCGCGAGGATACGCGAATTCGCGCGATCGACGTTCAATGAACGCACACTGACCGAGATCGGCAGCTTTGGCGGCATGTTCGCGGGGGCGTTTCCCGACATGGCGGAGCCGATACTGGTCGCCTCAGCCGACGGCGTCGGCACGAAACTCAAGCTCGCCTTTGAGACCGGAATTCACAACACGGTCGGCGCGGATCTAGTCAATCACTGCGTCAACGACATTCTGGTCCAAGGTGCGCGGCCGCTATTTTTTCTGGATTATTTTGCGACGGGAAAACTGGAACCCGATGTGACTGTTTCTGTTGTCGAAGGCATGGCGAGGGCTTGCCGCGAAAACAGCTGTGTCCTGCTCGGCGGTGAAACCGCCGAAATGCCGGATTTTTATCCGCCCGGCGAATACGATCTCGCGGGCTTTATCGTCGGCGTCGTCGATAAGGCAAAGGTCATCGACGGCAAGAGCATTGTTCCGGGCGACGTCGTCCTCGGCCTGCCATCGACCGGCCTGCAGACGAACGGCTACTCCTTGGCGCGAAAACTCTTTTTCGAGGTCGGCGGCTACAAGGTCGATGACTTTGTCGAAGAACTCGGCACCACCGTCGGCGAAGCTCTACTAGCAACCCATTCATCGTTCTTGCCGCAGATCGGGCCGCTGCTGGAAGGGAGCGCGGACACTCCTGCCCGCATGAGCGTCGCTTCGACGCGAACAAGCGCGGATGGCCCTGAGGGCTCGATAGGCGCGGACGATGTCGCCGGAAGAACCGGCGATGCGGACAAGAGTGTCCGCACTCCGCTGATCAAAGGCCTCGCCCACATCACCGGCGGCGGCTTCCTCGAAAACATCCCACGCATTCTGCCCGACGGCGTCTCAGTCGAAATAAACCGCGGCTCCTGGCCCGAACCGCCCATCTTCGGCCTGATGCAGCGTCTCGGCAATGTCGATGATCAAGAGATGTTCCGGACGTTCAACATGGGCATTGGAATGGTCATCGTTTGCGATGAAGCTAATAGGAGCGTTATTGCGGATCGGTTCAATGATTGTTACGAAATCGGACGAATCATTCCAGGTACAGTAGACGTGCAGATTTCTCGTTCCTAAACGAATCGCGATGGTGATTAATAATGATACCGGGCCTGAAGAAACTCGATCCGGTCGTCATGCACTTTATAGACGACTCGATGCTCTTTATTGAGACGACGAGACCAGGCACCCGCAGCTTTGTGTTTCAGAGGCTCAGGTTTACCTACACCCGTAAAGGGTTCTCGCACCGTCGCCTCGATGAGGTCTAGGAGTTTGAGCAGCAACTTTCGGTCATTCTCGGCCCAATAACGCAAGTCATCGAGAAATGCGTCGGCTAGCACGACCTTTCGACTTGGCCTTTTGGGTTGGTTCTTCTGCACCGAATTCCTTCCTCAATTCGTCGACGGTCATTACCATGCCCCCACCAGACTCAACCTGGCTGAGAGCGCCCATCAATCTTTCGGCATTCTTTGGTGACCGAAACAAATATTCTGTTTCCATCATGCTCGCAAGCTCATCAGCGTCGATCAAAGCTACAGCCGAGCGGCCGCGACGCCTGATCACGACCACCTCGCAATCGTCCGTGACTTGATCCATCAATGATGCTAGATTTGCCCGTGCTTCGCTGTAGCTAACTTCCAATGACATAACCCCTCCGTGAGTTGTACAATATTATTGTACGTAGAATTGCCGTCGTGTCAATGAAAATAGGAATCCTGATCTCAGGTCGTGGTTCGAACATGGTCGCCATTATCGATGCTGTGAAAAGCGGCGAGATACCTGCGTCTGAGGTTGCGGTTGTGATCAGCGATAAGGCAGAAGCGGCAGGTTTGGCGAAGGCCCGTGAGCGCCGCGGCCAGAGAGCGTGAAACGACTGTTATTTACGTCCAGTATCGGAGTTTCCTTTCAGGTGTATACCGACCTCGCCTTTCACTGTGAGTATTGAATAGGTCACCAAACAATGCATTTCATCATTACCGTTCCCGGCCCGCTCGATGTAGCAATCATACTGAAATCGTACGGCCGGCGAGGCCGTCCCGGTCTTAACATCCCCGCTGATACCCTTTTGAAAATACATGTGGAGGCCTTTTGCATCACCATCGGCCTTTCCGGTTAGTTTCATTGTGCCGAGATCAAGGCTCGCGGTTCGCCCCGAACCCGCATCCTCACCGAGTGTTATGGTCGTCGGAAACTCTTTGTGAAGCGTGCGGCTGATCGATTCCATAAATTTCTCTGGCATCTCGTCAATGTTGATATTCTCGAAGCTTTTGAAGGTAGTACCACCCGTCCAGGTGCCGGCAATTGAGATCTCACGCTGATCCGGTGTCGGTCTTGGTGTGGTGATATCAATGTTGAATGCCTCTTTGACGCGGTTGGCCTCGATACGGTCCTCCCGTGCCCGCTGACAACCGATCACAAGAAGAGCAAATAAGCCGAACACAACGATAATATTAACCTGGTTTTGTTTATACATATGATCCTCCTTAAGTCCATAATACTCATACGGTCCACTCGAAGAACGTGACCGATGGCACAGTCGATGAAACTGGGAATTCTGATCTCAGGCCGCGGGTCGAATATGGTGGCGTTGACCGATGCGGTCCACTCGGGCGAGATACCTGCGTCTGAGGTTGCGGTTGTGATCAGCGATAAGGCAGAAGCGGCAGGTTTGGCGAAGGCCCGTGAGCGTGGCGTCGAGACCGTTGTTATTGAAAGAAAAGGCTACAGCCGTGAGGAGCACGACGCCGATATCGTTGACGAGCTAAAGAAACGCAATGTCGAGTTGGTCTGCCTTGCGGGCTACATGCGGCTGCTGTCTCCGTCATTTGTCCGCTCTTTCCCGAACCGCATCATCAACATCCACCCAAGCCTGCTGCCCGCATACCCCGGCCTCGACGTCCACGAACGCGTCCTCGCCGCCGGTGAAAAAACCTCAGGCTGCACCGTCCACTACGTCAACGAACACCTCGACGCCGGCCCCGTCATCCTCCAACGCGAAGTCCCGGTCCTCGATGGCGACACGCCCGAGACCCTCGCGGCGAGAATTCTCGAACAGGAACACCACCTCTATGTCGACGCGGTCAAGCAATTAACCACGGAACGCAACGTAGGTAGATAGGATCTTATCAATTGCCTCCAGCTTTAGCTGGAGGACGTCGGGCTAGAAGTTGCCGGCTTTAGCCCAATATTTG of Chloracidobacterium sp. contains these proteins:
- a CDS encoding type II toxin-antitoxin system Phd/YefM family antitoxin, giving the protein MSLEVSYSEARANLASLMDQVTDDCEVVVIRRRGRSAVALIDADELASMMETEYLFRSPKNAERLMGALSQVESGGGMVMTVDELRKEFGAEEPTQKAKSKGRASRRISR
- a CDS encoding nuclear transport factor 2 family protein, with the translated sequence MRKIALLLFILSAAVCFRGQTAPDAVELTQMLNDFLAGAGKNDAAVHDRFWADDLIYTRSAGVRINKEELMKGVRSAPAPKVDDPVTVYTAEDIKIQQYGNAAIVAFRLVINTTKADGTKTVGNNLNTGTFVKRNGKWQAVAWQSTVIPEPKSATLAETKPILSSKPSSPTTAGTRVYQKGPRGGCYYISASGSKVYVDHKYCN
- a CDS encoding PIN domain-containing protein; amino-acid sequence: MNSLDTSVVLRFLLNDVPVQTAKARVLLSKPKTYVTDAVVSEAAFVLERGMGFERSHTAILLRTLIAVPGLNYNEYLLPEVIELFEGHRKLSFIDCYAAVEARLSGASLYTFDRKLLHQGGQHVVMP
- a CDS encoding nuclease A inhibitor family protein, whose translation is MSKIEKKFSKKSRKTSVGTDEFQRRLATACDGLIYVSETDAAVQPVVASKPGDDLQAVAKADAEMSPDAKPEQISLDRFFERLVRIEDWFGRREIARAERFKSLAELLDSELSDLRAYRVGEVNVRYYVVGRDAAGRLVGIKTAAVET
- a CDS encoding Txe/YoeB family addiction module toxin, which produces MQKNQPKRPSRKVVLADAFLDDLRYWAENDRKLLLKLLDLIEATVREPFTGVGKPEPLKHKAAGAWSRRLNKEHRVVYKVHDDRIEFLQARYHY
- a CDS encoding DUF2807 domain-containing protein, with the translated sequence MKKFGFLVFLFALIGGLIAANSSSFGRIGGSFLNFPLKVGAEQGSGRIASETREISGFHGVDVGGVFQVEITAQRDYSVEIEADDNLLPLITTKVRNGILTISTERKLSSENPMRIRISAPDIDSLDASGAAKVSVIGLQNERISVDSSGASKVRLAGETAKLTTDVSGATQIDAQELLAANAEIEASGASHVDVSVTGELRTDISGASKITYSGTPSSLVTKRSGASSISQR
- the dnaA gene encoding chromosomal replication initiator protein DnaA → MQAKATAQEATVWNEALGVIEGQLNSEVFRTWFGPIRFGGLDTEKRTVQLAAGEVTKDWVCRYYSHLIETTLADLGYTDHTIEWQVETESLPLPEFEDVTVEMFFSPKNGSASVRPATAANFIDIEPMEEGLNPKYTFEKFVVGSCNQFAHAAAKATAETPGATYNPLFMYGGVGLGKTHLMHAIGHAIKARSPHMRVAYITSERFMNELINAIRFNKTPGFRDKYRSIDVLLMDDVQFLAGKERTQEEFFHTFNALYNSQKQIIVTSDCPPRDIPTIEERLHSRFEWGLIADLEPPDLETKVAILKRKADLDGIHLDDEIAIYIAGKVRSNVRELEGSLVRLVAISSMKGVPISKQLAKEAMKNILDAERPAGLTIEIIARSVASAFDLSIDQLRSKNNSRAIALPRQVAMYISKRLTRHSFPEIGRELGGKHHTTVMHSVDKIDSMMRENGNFHRQVEELIDNICN
- a CDS encoding phosphoribosylglycinamide formyltransferase, coding for MAQSMKLGILISGRGSNMVALTDAVHSGEIPASEVAVVISDKAEAAGLAKARERGVETVVIERKGYSREEHDADIVDELKKRNVELVCLAGYMRLLSPSFVRSFPNRIINIHPSLLPAYPGLDVHERVLAAGEKTSGCTVHYVNEHLDAGPVILQREVPVLDGDTPETLAARILEQEHHLYVDAVKQLTTERNVGR